A single genomic interval of Microbulbifer variabilis harbors:
- a CDS encoding peptide MFS transporter, with protein sequence MSSNVADVTTAASPSSGELLGHPKGLYICFATELWERFSFYGMKYLLLLYLTKYHLFTDSAGYDVLGAYAGLVYALPLIGGLLADRYLGMRKAVLFGGVLLCLGHLLMAVEGHQAISYAAGTVLSEAITLNDGSVIAAGTTLTENVIIQDVVALKVFFMALALITVGVGFLKPNISTIVGQLYPKNDSRRDAGFTIFYMGINVGSFIATLLCGWLGETYGWGYGFGLAGIGMVFGLITFVWGQKYLDGLAEPSRPEVLKEKALGPINKEWAVYLGAILSLGLVWYLVQSEPMVHLAQNSLLIVAIVGLILFSMLYKDNKSKDVVAIGMAALSAGLGLIWAFNGDDLWLGGMLLALVAFIGYGFVRHYSEEFSRTVVLMVLITSTIVFWALFEQSAGSMTLYADRVLDRSIGDGEVRASMFGSLNAGFIMLLAIPFATLWVWLGKRGWEPSTPVKFGLGIIQAGLGFGALVLGAAYPTEAGKVAMIWLVLAYLLHTSGELCLSPVGLSAVTKLSIGKVVSVSMGTWFLATALSETVATRIGKMAAVPQDGATDLASTLATYTNLYEYLMWWGLGVGALMIVISPLLKKGMCGIR encoded by the coding sequence ATGTCTTCTAATGTCGCGGACGTCACAACGGCGGCCTCTCCGAGCTCGGGCGAATTGCTCGGCCACCCGAAAGGGCTCTATATCTGTTTTGCTACAGAGCTGTGGGAGCGATTCTCCTTCTATGGGATGAAGTACTTGCTCCTACTCTACCTCACCAAGTATCACCTTTTTACCGATAGCGCGGGTTACGACGTACTCGGCGCCTATGCTGGCTTGGTATACGCCCTGCCCCTGATCGGTGGCCTACTGGCTGACCGCTACCTGGGTATGCGCAAGGCCGTACTATTTGGCGGTGTACTGCTGTGTCTAGGCCACTTGTTAATGGCTGTGGAAGGCCATCAGGCTATCTCCTATGCGGCAGGTACAGTTCTTTCAGAAGCCATTACTTTGAATGATGGCAGCGTGATTGCGGCAGGGACCACCCTGACTGAAAACGTAATTATTCAGGATGTGGTGGCCCTCAAAGTCTTCTTTATGGCCCTGGCACTGATCACCGTGGGAGTCGGCTTCTTAAAGCCCAATATTTCCACCATTGTCGGCCAACTCTATCCGAAAAATGATTCCCGCCGCGATGCCGGCTTTACCATCTTTTATATGGGCATCAACGTAGGCTCCTTTATTGCTACCCTGCTGTGCGGTTGGCTGGGAGAAACTTACGGTTGGGGCTATGGATTTGGTCTTGCCGGTATCGGTATGGTCTTCGGCCTGATCACCTTTGTTTGGGGCCAAAAGTACCTTGACGGCCTGGCAGAACCGAGCCGTCCGGAAGTACTGAAAGAAAAGGCGCTTGGTCCGATCAATAAAGAGTGGGCTGTTTACCTCGGCGCCATCCTGTCTCTTGGTTTGGTTTGGTACCTGGTACAGAGTGAGCCCATGGTGCACCTGGCTCAGAACAGCCTCTTGATCGTCGCAATCGTCGGCCTGATCCTGTTCTCCATGCTGTACAAAGACAATAAGAGTAAAGATGTTGTCGCCATTGGTATGGCCGCTCTGTCTGCCGGCCTTGGCCTGATTTGGGCCTTCAATGGCGACGACCTGTGGTTGGGCGGCATGTTGCTGGCTCTGGTAGCCTTTATTGGTTACGGCTTTGTCCGCCACTATAGTGAGGAGTTCTCACGCACCGTTGTACTGATGGTCCTTATTACCTCTACTATCGTCTTCTGGGCATTGTTCGAACAGTCCGCAGGTTCTATGACCCTGTATGCAGACCGTGTACTGGACCGCTCCATCGGCGACGGTGAAGTACGCGCCTCCATGTTTGGCTCACTCAACGCAGGCTTTATCATGCTGCTGGCCATTCCCTTCGCCACCCTGTGGGTTTGGCTGGGCAAGCGCGGATGGGAGCCAAGTACACCGGTGAAATTCGGTTTGGGCATTATCCAAGCTGGCTTGGGCTTCGGCGCCTTGGTGCTAGGTGCTGCATACCCCACAGAGGCCGGTAAAGTAGCAATGATCTGGCTGGTGCTCGCCTACCTGTTGCACACCTCTGGTGAGCTGTGCCTCTCCCCTGTTGGTCTGTCCGCCGTGACCAAGCTGTCCATTGGCAAAGTGGTCAGTGTGAGTATGGGCACTTGGTTCCTGGCAACAGCCCTGTCAGAAACCGTTGCAACCCGTATCGGTAAGATGGCAGCTGTTCCCCAGGATGGAGCAACTGATCTCGCCTCCACTCTGGCGACTTATACCAACCTGTATGAGTATCTGATGTGGTGGGGCCTGGGTGTCGGTGCATTGATGATAGTTATCTCACCGCTGCTGAAAAAAGGCATGTGT